The Fundidesulfovibrio magnetotacticus genome includes the window AAAAACCGGCAAAACAAGGATTTTGACGAATTCGTCAGGCCTTTTCCACCAGCAGGGCGCGCAGCGCGTCCTCCTCGTTGCGGTGCAGCGAGGCGATTTCAGCCAGGCCCGAGGCCTCGAACACCCGGCGGAAGTTCTCCGGCCTGCAGGAGATGGCCACCCGCCCGCCCTTGGCCGCGTGGGACTCGATGATCCCCGTGAGCCCGGCGATGCCCGCCCCGTTCACCGAAGAGCACTCCGAAACCGTGACGAGAAGCGGCGTGTCCCCGGCGAGCCCGGCCAGTTCACGCGCCACGCTCTCGATGCCAGAGGATAGATTGCCTGCGATGTCGAGCACTTTGGCCCATTCCATCTCGCGCAGGGTGGTGACGGGGTTGCAGGCCTCCAGGCGGCGGATGCGCTTCTCGGCCCGCTGCAGGGCGTTGGCCAGGGCCTCCTGGGCGATGGGTTTGTCGATAAAGTCCGTGGCCTTGAGGTTCAAGGCGGCAAGGGCCAACTCCACGTCGCCGTGGCCGGTGATGACGATCACCTCGGTGTCGGGCTTGCCGGATTTGATGCGCGAAAGCACCTCCATGCCGTCGATGCCCGGCATCTTGATGTCGGTGATCACGATGGGAAAATGATCGTTCTCGAAGAGTTCCAGCCCCTTTTCGCCCGAATCGGCAGGCACTGGGCTGTAGCCCATGGCCTCCAGGAGCAGTTCGAACATGGCCAGGGTGGGCCGCTCGTCGTCGATGACCAGAATTCGCATGGAACGCCTCACGATCGTGCACGCGGGAAGCTGAGCTTGAAGGTCGTGCCTTCGCCGACCTCGCTGCCCACCTGGATGTCCCCGCCGTAATCCTTGATGATGCCGTAGGAAATCGCCAGCCCCAGGCCCATGCCTTCTCCAGCCCGCTTCGTGGTGAAGAAGGGCTCGAAGATTTTGCGCAGGTCCGCCGGAGCGATGCCCGTGCCCGTGTCGGAGACGCTCACGCAGACGTGTCCACCCTCCGTCCAGGAACGGATCGCGATCTCACCCTCGCCGCTTGCCTTGGACAATATGGCATCCCGGGCATTGGACACAAGGTTGAAAAACACCTGTTCCAGGCGGTTCGCGTGGGCCAGAATGGGAGGCAGGCCGTCGCCCTGGTCCAGATCAACGCGGATATTTTGGAGTTCCAGCTGCTTGCCGATGATGGTGAACACGCCCCGGATGGGGGTGTTGATGTCCACGGCCCCCGGCGTGGGGCCGGACTTGCGCCCGAATTCCCTCAGGTGGTTGATGATGCCCGCCGCGCGGTCCACCTGGGCGCTGATCTCCTCGGAGACCTGCCGGAAGCGGTCTCGCGACAGCTCCATGCGGCTCTGGGCGGCCAGGCGCAGGAAGTCGCTGCCCAGCTTGATGGCGTTGAGGGGCTGGTTGAGCTCGTGGGCCATGCCCGCGCTCATTTCGCCCAGGGTCTTCATCTTGCTGGCCTGGATGAGCTGGGCGTCCTTTTCCACCAGGTCGGTCACGTCGGTGGCCGAGAAGATCACGGCTTCCTTGCCGCGGTAGTTGGCCATGGTGGCGTGGATGTTCACGTAGATCTGGCGACCTTCGCGCGTGACGTGGGTGGCCTTGGTGTAGAGCACGTGGTCGCCGGGGCAGCCCTCGGTGATGAAGGTGCGCACGCCGGGCTGGTCCGAGGAGGGCTCGATGCTGTCGATGGTCATGCCGGAGAACTGGCGCTTGGTGTAGCCGTAGAGCTCCTGGGCGCGCGGGTTGGCGTCCAGGAAGCGGCGGGAGGTCACGTCGAGCACCAGGAAGGGGTCGGGGTTGGCGTCGAAGAGGGGGCGGTAGCGCTCTTCGGATTCGCGCAGGCGGTGGCGGTAGAGCTTGATGGACCAGACCATGTTGGCGAAGGCGTCGGCCAGCTGGACCACCTCGTCGCCGAAGCGGTGGCGGTAGAACTTGCAGGGGTTGCAGGTGCCGGGGCGTCGGGCCTGCCCGGGCGCCAGTTCGTCCAGGTGCCAGCAGGGGAGGTCCGTGTCGCCATATGCCGGGCATTCCACGGGGTTCCAGGGCGGCCCGCCCAGGTCCAGGGGCTGGTCGAGCTTGCCCCGGCTGATGGATTCGGCCGCCCGCGTGAGCTTGGCGAGGGGGTCCACCACGTAGCCAGAGAGCACCAGGGCGATGAAGAAGATGATCACCACCACAAGGGAGATGAACCCCAGGAAGGTGAGGCGCAGCTTGGAGACCAGGGAGTCCATGTGGCTCTGGCGAAGGCCCACGTGCACACGGCCCAGGGTGTATATGCCCTCCTGTACGGGCACGGACATGTCCACGGCCTCGTCGTGCTCGAAGACCACGGGGCGCGGGCGGCTGTCCTGGTTCTCCACGGGCCCCACGGCATCGAGCAGCGCCCGGGGGAAGGGCCGGGTGAAGGTGTGGGCCAAGAGCTTCGCCTCGTTGTCCACGATGAAGATGTAGGCCACCAAGGCCTTGCGCTCGCCCAGTTGGGCGGCGTCGAAGAGCAGGGCCACGAGCCCGGCGCGGTCCTGGTCCAGGATGAAGCCGCCGCCGCGCTCGGCGATGGACTGGGCGATGGCCAGCCCGCGCTGTTCCAGCTCATGGCTCAGGCTGTTCACCAGAATGCCCCGGGCCAGCAGGGCGATGACGCCGCTGATGAGCAGGATCACCCCGGCCGTGGCCAGGAAGATCTTGTTGCGCAGCGAGAGTTTGCGGACGCGGTTGAGCATGTCGCGCTGGTTTTGTCTGGCGCGCCGCGGCTAGTCGCAGCCGCGCGGGGCGAAGGGCCTGGCCCAGTCGGTGACGAGCACGAAGCGACCTTTCTCGAGCTTGGTGAAGTAGACGCGCTCCAGGCCCTGATGGTCGCCGGGGCCGTAGGCCAGGGTGTCGGCAAGGCCCAGGGAGTAGTCGCGGATGGACTCCACGGCCTCGATGAAGCGTTCGCGGTCCGGGTCGGGGCCGGCGCGGCGCAGGCCCTCCACGAGTACTTTGGCGTTGATGAAACCCTCCAGGCCCACGGCCGTGGGCGGGTGGCCCGGGTAGGACTGGTTGAGCAGGTCGTCGTATTCCTTGACGCCCCAGAGCAGGGCCTGGGTCTCGGGGAGGTCGGGCGGGGGCATCACCTGGGAGACGAGCACCTTGGCGCGTTCGTCCGGTCCCAGGGCCTTGGCGATCTCCTCCGCGCCCACGAAGGAGACGGCGTAGAAGACCATGTCGGGGTTGTGCTCGCGCGCGAGCTTGATGAACTTGGCCGAGGGGGCCGAGGTTCCGATGATCACGGCGGCCTGGGCCTGGCTCTCCAGGATTTTCCAGAGGCCGTCCTCCACGTCCATGGTGCCGCGCACGTAGGAGCCCCGGGCCACGGGGGTCATGCCGTAGGTCTTGAGGGCCAGCTCCGCGCCCTTGAGGCCGTCGAAGCCGTAGGCGTCGAACTGGTAGAACACGCCGATGCGCTTGAGCCCCAGGTTCTCGATGAGGTGGCCCACGGCGGCGGCGGTCTCCTGGTAGTAGGAGGGGCGCACGTTGATCACGTAGCGCTGGAAGGGCTCGCGCAGGTCGTAGGCGCCGGTGAAGGAGCCCACCAGGGGGATGCGCGCCTCGGAGAGCATGGGCAGGATCCGCGTGGTGGTGGGGGTGCCCACATAGCAGGAGAGGGCGAAGACTTCGTCTTCCACGATCAGGCGCTGGGTGTTGGCCACGCAGCGGGGCGGGTCGTAGCCGTCGTCGTGGGCCACCAGGGTGATCTGTCGGCCGTGCACGCCGCCCCGGGCGTTCACGTGGCTCAGGTAGGCGGTGGCGCCGCGCAGGGTTTCCTGGCCCAGGTAGGCGGCATGGCCCGAGAGCGGCAGGCTCGCGCCGATGCGGACCTCCGTGGGCGTGATGCCGAGCTTCCCCGTCTGGGGCTGGGGAGGCGGCGGGGGCTGGCAGGCCGACAGCGGAAGAATCAGCGCCAGGAGCAGCAGGGCCGCCTTGGCCAGGGCCGGGCGCGGAAGCGTCATTTCAGGTCCGCCAGGGCCTTGGCCAGCTGGCCGAGGTCCGGCCGGGCGTTGATGTCGTGCACGTCTATGAAGCGGATCACCCCGGCCTTGTCGATGACGAAGAGCGCCCGTTCCGAGACGCCCTCGGGGCGCAGGACGCCCAGCCTGGCGGAAAGCCCACCGTGGGGCCAGAAGTCCGAGGCGGCCTTGAACCACACCCCGCCCATCTCCACGATCCAGGCGTTGAGGCTTGGCAAGTTGTCGCAGGTGACGCCCAGCAGGGCCGCGTCGTGCTTCTCGAAGATCTCCTTGGCGAGGTTGTAGCCTGGCCACTGGCCGGAGCACACGGGGGTCCAGGCGGCGGGCACGAAGGAGATCACCAGGTTCTTTTTGCCCAGGTAGTCGGCGAGGCGCGCGCGGGAGCCGTCGGTCGCGGGCAGGTCGAAGTCCGGGGCCTTGTCGCCCACCTTGACGGCCAGCACGGAGTCCACGGGCTTGAGCTGCCCGGGCTGGTAGATCAATTCCGGCGGCACGGCTTTCTGGGCGGCGGCCGCCGCCGGGAGCAGAGCCAGGAGCAAGGCCAGGGGGAAAGCGAGACGCCGCATGGTCATTTGCCTCCGATGCCCGCCTTGGCCAGGGCCTGGTTCAGGAAAGCCTCGGCCGAGGAAACGCAGCCCAGGTGGCCTTCGACCACCGTGAAGCCCGGACCCGAGCGCGCCAGCACGTAGTAGTAGGGGGTGCCCACCTGGCCGAGGGCCTTGTAGACGGAGAAATCCTGGTCCGGGATGAGCGGCAGGCGCAGGGCGAACTTTTCCCGGAAGACGTTCACCTCGAAGGCTGAGTTGCCCGCGCCCAGGCCCACCAGCTTCACCTTGCCGGAGAGCCCCCGGTCCTTGATGATCTGGTGCATCTTGGCCAGTTCGGGGGCGTCGCGCTGGCAGAAGGGGCAGTACATGGAGAAGACCACCAGGATGACGGCCTGGGCCTTGATGTCCTTGAAGGCGAAGGGCTTGCCGGGGGCCACCCCCAGTTCCTTGGCCTCGGCATCGGAGATCGGCCCCTTGAATGCGAGGTCCGGGAAGGCCTGGCCCTCGGCCAGGGGCTTCATGGATGGAGAGACCGAGGCATCCGCAGCGAGGGCGGGCGCATGCAAAAGAAGGCAACAAAGCAACATCAGGATATGGATGCGGAGCGTCATCGTCGACCTGCCTTGAAATGATGTCCTTTAATAGACGAAAGGCGTGGAATTCGCCAGGATTTATTGTGCTTCTCCCGTACGCGCCGCAAGACGGGGTGATGCTCCCGGAGCGGCAAGGCGTCTGTTGAACAGAAACTGGGACGATCCGTTGCAGCGGACGCCCGGCCATGTAATGTGCGGGAGCCGACACCGCCCCCGGAGGCGTCTTCCCGGGTGGGTCGTGCGGGGCGCGCTCAACGCGGCGTTCGGCCCCGGGGCATCGGGCGCTTCAGGTCTCCCCGCCCGGTGCGCAGTACTCCGAGGAGGCCAGTCCCAGGGCCTTGGCCAGGTCGGCCAGGCCCACGGGTTTGGGGAGGAAGTCGTCCATGCCCGCTTCCGAACAGCGCTGCCGGAAGCTCGGCAGGGCGTGGGCCGAAAGGGCCGCGACGTGCACGCTCCTGTGGGCCTCCCCCGCCTCGCCCGCGCGGATGCGGCGCGTTGTCTCGAAGCCGTCCATGCCGTCCATCTCGATGTCCATGAGCACCGCATCGAAGCGCGCGCCCGGTTCGGCCAGCAAGGCAAGGGCCTGCTCGCCGCCCGCCGCAAGGACGCACCGGTGCCCCAGTCGCGAGAGCAGGGCGGCCACCACCTTGAGGTTGATGCGGTTGTCGTCCACCGCCAGCACAGTGAGGGGGCGGCTGACGCAGAGGAACCGGCCTGAGTCGCCCTGGCGCGCCTCCGGTTCGTCGACGGGCGGCAGGGGGACGCGGCAGACGAAGCGGCTGCCGGATTCCGTGGTCTCCTCCAGGAAGATGTCCCCTCCCAGGGCCTGGGCGATGCCCCGGGCGATGGCCAGTCCCAGGCCGGTGCCTTCGGCGGACCGTTCTCCGGGATCATGCTGCACGAAGGGCTCGAAGATGCGCGCGCGCAGGAATCCGGGGATTCCGGGGCCCGTGTCGGAGACGGTGAAGTCCAAGGGGTGGCGGCCCGGGACGCCCTGCGGCGCGGGGGCCACGCCAAGGGTCACTGAGCCCCGTGTGGTGAACTTCACGGCGTTGCCCAGCAGGTTGAGCAGCACCTGGCGCAGGCGGCCCGCATCGCCCAGCACGTGTCTTGGAACCCGGGGGTCCAGTTGGAGGTTCATGGCCAGCCCCTTGGGGGCCGCCGACACGGCCAGGGTTTTCACCATGGCGCGGGCCAGTTCGTGCAGGTCGAACCGGGCGGGCGCCAGGGCCAGCTTGCCGGCCTCGATGCGTGAGAGGTCGAGGGTGTCGTTGACGATGCCCAGCAGCGCCCGGGCGGAGTCCATGGCGGTTTCCAGGTGGTCGCGCTGGAGGGGGTCCCGGGCCGCGTGGAGGGCCATTTCCGTCATGCCCAGGATGGCGTTCATGGGGGTTCGTATCTCGTGGCTCATCCTGGCCAGGAAGTCGCTTTTGGCGCGGTTGGCGATGTCGGCGGCCTCTTTGGCCTCGCGCAGGGCCTGTTCGGCCAATTTGCGTCCGGTCACGTCCTGTGTGGTGCCGAAGCCGCCCAGGAGCGTGCCGTCGGGGGCGAATTCCAGTTCGGCGCGCTCGCGCACCCAGCGCCTGCCGCCGTCCACCACGAGGCGGTGCTCGATGTCGTAGGGCTCCCCGCGCAGTGCGGCGCTCCACTGGCGGTGCACTTCGGCGCGGTCTTCGGGGTGCACGCGTTCCAGGAAGGATTCGTAGGTCATGGGCGTGCCCGGGGGCACGTCGAAGATGCGGTAATTTTCATCGGACCAGGTGAGCCTGTCGCGGCGCACGTCGAGCCGCCAGCTGCCCACGTGGGCCACGGTCTGGGCGCGGCAGAGGTCTTCGCGGCTCTGGCGCAGTTCCTCCTCCAGAATCTTCTGGTCGGTGATCTCCAGGGAAACGCCCACCACTCCGGCCACTTCGCCCGAGGCGTCGCGGTGCGGGGCTTTGATGGAGACCCAGTGCCTGAGTCCGGCAGGACCCAGCGAGGTTTCCTCGAAAAAGGAAGGGATGCCGCTTTCCATGACCAGGGCGTCGTTTTCCATGTGCTCGCGCCCGATCACCGTGGGGTGCACCTCCCCGGAGGTTTTGCCCAGCACCTGGGAGGCGTCGCGGCCGAGCAGCTCCAGGAGGGCCTTGTTGGCCAGGAGCAGGCGTCCCTCGCGGTCCTTGGCGTAGATGGGGGAGGGGATGGCCTCCACCAGGGCCGAGAGCAGGAAATTCACCCGGGCGAGCTCCAGTTCGGCCTGTTTGCGCGCGGTGATGTCCTCGCTGAAGATCACGATGCCGCCGATGGCCCCGGAGGGCAGCCTCCAGGGGCGCACCTCCCAGCGTAGCCACTGGATGGAGCCGTCGGCGCGGGCGAAGGGGTCCTCCTCGGCGCGCTCCACGGCTCCTGCGAGGCAGCTGCGGTGGATGGCCTTCCAGCGCTCGGGAATTTCCGGGAACACCGCGTAGTGGTCGAGGCCTTCCAGGTTGCGCTCTTGGAACCCGTAGTCGCTCTTCCAGCGGTCGCTCACGGCGATGTAGCGCATGGAGCCGTCCAGCATGGCGATGGAGACCGGGGCGTGCTTCACGAAAAGCCGCAGGAGTTCCTCGCGCCCGGCAAGGGACCCCGGGGCGTCCGGGCAGGAGGGGGGCAGGGGGGCGGAGCGCGGTGGGGCTTGGGCGGCTCCGTGTTGTCCCGTGCGGGCCAGGGCCTGTTCGAGCTCCCGCACGCGGCGTTCCAGAGTCTCGTTGCGTCGTGCGAGTCCGTCCGCATGATGGTCGTGGTGAGGCATCGTCGCTCCGTTGCCGGCGATTGACGGGATGACCCGGGCTCTCAAGACGGACGGACGGTCTTTGAACCTGACTCTCGGGTGTCTGGATTTCTTATCAGAGTCCGAAAGCTCAGTCCAGGACGGGAGGGAGTTCCGGTCGACGATGCGGCCCCGAGGGGGCTTCCGGGCGGCCCGGCGGCGCTCGCTGAGGGGGCGAAAGCGGTTATTGAGGGGTGAAAGGCGTTCGGCGTGGGCTTTGCGGCAGGGTGCGGGCGATTCCGGTCGGCAGTTTGGAGGCGGTTTCCGGCCCGGCAAAAGGGAGGCGGGCCGGTCCTGCCGCTTTCCGAAGTGGGAGGTCCAGTCCCGTCGGAAAACGGCCGGAGGTCCGGCCCGCCCGAGTCGAAGGCCGCCGCCGGTGGGGGACGGCGTGCCCCGGCCGCACGCGCGGCCGGGGCTTGTGCGGCTATCTGGCTAGCCCCTTGCCTGGCGCAGGGGGGCGAGCAATTTGTCCAGGACGGCGAAACGGGTGAGTCCCCGGGGTTCGGCGTCGGACATGAGGGTCTTGTGGTAGAGGTTGGGGGCGTATTCCGTGAGGAAGACCACCCGAACCTGGTCGTAGTCCACGAGCACTGCCTTGGGCCGGGTTTTCTTGATCTC containing:
- a CDS encoding response regulator translates to MRILVIDDERPTLAMFELLLEAMGYSPVPADSGEKGLELFENDHFPIVITDIKMPGIDGMEVLSRIKSGKPDTEVIVITGHGDVELALAALNLKATDFIDKPIAQEALANALQRAEKRIRRLEACNPVTTLREMEWAKVLDIAGNLSSGIESVARELAGLAGDTPLLVTVSECSSVNGAGIAGLTGIIESHAAKGGRVAISCRPENFRRVFEASGLAEIASLHRNEEDALRALLVEKA
- a CDS encoding ATP-binding protein, translated to MLNRVRKLSLRNKIFLATAGVILLISGVIALLARGILVNSLSHELEQRGLAIAQSIAERGGGFILDQDRAGLVALLFDAAQLGERKALVAYIFIVDNEAKLLAHTFTRPFPRALLDAVGPVENQDSRPRPVVFEHDEAVDMSVPVQEGIYTLGRVHVGLRQSHMDSLVSKLRLTFLGFISLVVVIIFFIALVLSGYVVDPLAKLTRAAESISRGKLDQPLDLGGPPWNPVECPAYGDTDLPCWHLDELAPGQARRPGTCNPCKFYRHRFGDEVVQLADAFANMVWSIKLYRHRLRESEERYRPLFDANPDPFLVLDVTSRRFLDANPRAQELYGYTKRQFSGMTIDSIEPSSDQPGVRTFITEGCPGDHVLYTKATHVTREGRQIYVNIHATMANYRGKEAVIFSATDVTDLVEKDAQLIQASKMKTLGEMSAGMAHELNQPLNAIKLGSDFLRLAAQSRMELSRDRFRQVSEEISAQVDRAAGIINHLREFGRKSGPTPGAVDINTPIRGVFTIIGKQLELQNIRVDLDQGDGLPPILAHANRLEQVFFNLVSNARDAILSKASGEGEIAIRSWTEGGHVCVSVSDTGTGIAPADLRKIFEPFFTTKRAGEGMGLGLAISYGIIKDYGGDIQVGSEVGEGTTFKLSFPRARS
- a CDS encoding ABC transporter substrate-binding protein, giving the protein MTLPRPALAKAALLLLALILPLSACQPPPPPQPQTGKLGITPTEVRIGASLPLSGHAAYLGQETLRGATAYLSHVNARGGVHGRQITLVAHDDGYDPPRCVANTQRLIVEDEVFALSCYVGTPTTTRILPMLSEARIPLVGSFTGAYDLREPFQRYVINVRPSYYQETAAAVGHLIENLGLKRIGVFYQFDAYGFDGLKGAELALKTYGMTPVARGSYVRGTMDVEDGLWKILESQAQAAVIIGTSAPSAKFIKLAREHNPDMVFYAVSFVGAEEIAKALGPDERAKVLVSQVMPPPDLPETQALLWGVKEYDDLLNQSYPGHPPTAVGLEGFINAKVLVEGLRRAGPDPDRERFIEAVESIRDYSLGLADTLAYGPGDHQGLERVYFTKLEKGRFVLVTDWARPFAPRGCD
- a CDS encoding redoxin domain-containing protein, which codes for MRRLAFPLALLLALLPAAAAAQKAVPPELIYQPGQLKPVDSVLAVKVGDKAPDFDLPATDGSRARLADYLGKKNLVISFVPAAWTPVCSGQWPGYNLAKEIFEKHDAALLGVTCDNLPSLNAWIVEMGGVWFKAASDFWPHGGLSARLGVLRPEGVSERALFVIDKAGVIRFIDVHDINARPDLGQLAKALADLK
- a CDS encoding peroxiredoxin family protein, whose translation is MKPLAEGQAFPDLAFKGPISDAEAKELGVAPGKPFAFKDIKAQAVILVVFSMYCPFCQRDAPELAKMHQIIKDRGLSGKVKLVGLGAGNSAFEVNVFREKFALRLPLIPDQDFSVYKALGQVGTPYYYVLARSGPGFTVVEGHLGCVSSAEAFLNQALAKAGIGGK
- a CDS encoding PAS domain-containing sensor histidine kinase, translated to MPHHDHHADGLARRNETLERRVRELEQALARTGQHGAAQAPPRSAPLPPSCPDAPGSLAGREELLRLFVKHAPVSIAMLDGSMRYIAVSDRWKSDYGFQERNLEGLDHYAVFPEIPERWKAIHRSCLAGAVERAEEDPFARADGSIQWLRWEVRPWRLPSGAIGGIVIFSEDITARKQAELELARVNFLLSALVEAIPSPIYAKDREGRLLLANKALLELLGRDASQVLGKTSGEVHPTVIGREHMENDALVMESGIPSFFEETSLGPAGLRHWVSIKAPHRDASGEVAGVVGVSLEITDQKILEEELRQSREDLCRAQTVAHVGSWRLDVRRDRLTWSDENYRIFDVPPGTPMTYESFLERVHPEDRAEVHRQWSAALRGEPYDIEHRLVVDGGRRWVRERAELEFAPDGTLLGGFGTTQDVTGRKLAEQALREAKEAADIANRAKSDFLARMSHEIRTPMNAILGMTEMALHAARDPLQRDHLETAMDSARALLGIVNDTLDLSRIEAGKLALAPARFDLHELARAMVKTLAVSAAPKGLAMNLQLDPRVPRHVLGDAGRLRQVLLNLLGNAVKFTTRGSVTLGVAPAPQGVPGRHPLDFTVSDTGPGIPGFLRARIFEPFVQHDPGERSAEGTGLGLAIARGIAQALGGDIFLEETTESGSRFVCRVPLPPVDEPEARQGDSGRFLCVSRPLTVLAVDDNRINLKVVAALLSRLGHRCVLAAGGEQALALLAEPGARFDAVLMDIEMDGMDGFETTRRIRAGEAGEAHRSVHVAALSAHALPSFRQRCSEAGMDDFLPKPVGLADLAKALGLASSEYCAPGGET